One Arachis hypogaea cultivar Tifrunner chromosome 2, arahy.Tifrunner.gnm2.J5K5, whole genome shotgun sequence genomic window, CTTTCTCATCTTTAACTCTAAGATTAAGTCTTGGTGTAATTATTATATGTGTCGCATCTATCTCAACATGTCATgaccacacacttcctaaatTGTACTTAATCCTTAAATTATCTAAGTGTAAATACCATTTTTGACTTATGACACTTTACTCAAAAGATGACAGATACTTTAATCTTCTTGAAATATCATCCAAACTCCatccataaaaaaaaatatatacaggtagttaaaaaaaataaataaggtaATAAATAAAAGTCTTTAAATAAATCAAGTCCTCGTTATTATACTTTTTAGtacaataaaattatatatttataggtCCAAAAATGGCCTATCAAACTATTTCATAAGCTTGAATTtgacatattaaaaaatttaaacttctaaAATTAGTTGGATCTAGAATTATTTTTTGTGGGACAAACAAAAACTTCtcccaaattaattttaaaccattctcttttatattaatatatctaaagaataaaaatatattttttaaatttttaacgcaTTAAATCATTTCGATTCTAATTAAATCATCTAAAAAAGTTGCAGCTGCACTCCTAAATTCACAAGAGATTGTGTGTATATGTTTGTGGGATAAGAGAAGTGGTAAGAAAgttgtttttattaaaattaaaaaccaattaactAAATTTCATCAAAGCACCAGTGGTCTAGTGGTAGAATAGTACCCTGCCACGGTACAGACCCGGGTTCGATTCCCGGCTGGTGCAAAATTTGTTGAGAGCTGTGATGTAATCCAAACTTTGTGTTGGATAGGGTCCTTCACGTTCTGATCCTAATGGATGAACTCAAGTGCCGTCTgagctctttttttattttatttttattattttaaaaaagaccATGTAAGACTTTTATTACATGATGAAATTCTCGAAATAATACAAGTTCGCTTGCAATACATTTGGTTGTAACTACCTCTAACTTActaattcttcaagaatcaagAGTACTGTATTTGTATATGTATatggtggatactacaatgaagatggcaaaaatatcttctcatgaagatgctttggttaaaagtgtggtttatttatttagccacactttaaacaaaaacaacacttttataaatatcaaaatctaaccatacaatccatcatccaaaggtcaaaaagaaatatactcatatgaagacaattatgccatcttcattgtagtatccacctttgtatatatatataagtacttATCCACATTCGAGAGACAAATCTACGAACAAGCAACAAGTACCTGCGTGCGTTATTTCATGTACCAAATAATTTCGTTGTGATTACCATGAATCgtgaattaaataaatatttttcctcTTTGGAAACTCAAAGGTGTGAATTTTGATAAATTAACATTTTTCACATTGGAATTCAAATGCACTATATACATGTACTAGTATTTGGCATGACATTGATGAGTCAAAGACCTAACGCATAACATATTTGAACAACGAGACATAGCTAGATAattaaagttttgaaaattatTCTCATCTCATGgaatatattttaaaacaaatttaatttatatacttttttttctacAAGAACAATCTCAAACTAGGGATGACAATAGTTTTTTATGGGACAGATACTCCTCTCTCATCCCTATTCCTATTCTATTTTTGTCACAGGttcttatttattcttttttttattgcgATGGAGACagagattaaatttttaaaaattaatacagTTATAATAACATCTAAAATAATACAAttcaattaaatataatttaattaaacacaAATTTAATATAAACAACATACACACCAAAAAttctaatatacaaattaaaataaaatgaaataaaaaaaattccaacaaactAATATAACAATTCTtggtttaggatttaaaatttattacataacattatatatattaggttatttaaataaatttttctttgCAGAAATTTCACGAGTTCCTATAAGACAGGTATTTCAATCTCCACTTCCATGTTCATTTATTTCTGGGACAGATTTCGGTCTTCGTAAGGATTTTGCgagttttaaataattttttgggcaatttacttatttaaataaaatgacAGAATCCTTTACCTAAATGTGCAAAATGAATTGTTGTTATGTGCATGTGCAAAAATCCAATTCTATGTAATCCGTGGCAATCCACCACGGTTTCTGAAATGTGCATAAACCGTGGCTGGGACGGTTTATGGAAAAACTTTGGTCATTGTAAACCGTGGGAGGTCCCAGCAGTTTACGAAGGAGGCGTGGCATGCATAAACCGTGGTAAGTCAGCACGGTTTATGAAGAGTATGGATTACACGTAAAACCCGCTAACCCACTGCGATTTATGTGTGTGGTGCTATATATACCTAATCCGCCGAAGCTTGGGACGGATCATTTGtatcagcacaaaaaaaaaagaaaggcttCTTGTGTTGAGAGGAATTTGGGAAAACTTTGGAGGTTTGAAGGAGGAGTGGGTGGTGGAGCCAATGGAGGGTGAGGATCGTTTGTACCACTAAATGGCGTTGCTCACGTGGCAAGATATATCGACGAAGAGGTTAGTtagtattattgttattattattattattattaaaattcatactaatataaatattgatattattaggaatattcttagtaaaaatattttatgatgtttatttgTAATATTATTCTGATTAATGTTATTTAcataaatattgatattattatggTTACTGTAAATCAAAATGTGAGACGTTTACTAATATTGTCTATGTAAGTGTTAATATTATTATCGGTattgttagtaaaaatattttatcatgcttatttattttgttagtctggttaatagtatttttgtaaaatattttgttataaatgttaataatttattgaaaaatatttttttctttatttttaatcttaTCATGAGTGCATAGTATTCGTAGTTTCATTGTTTATTACACAATAAGAGAATCAATGAATTTAATGTGAcgattctaataatttttacaaaaattatgtTTGATGTTGTTAGTAATGGGTGTATGTTAAGGGATTTTGTTATCCATGTTTTGCAGCCTAGTAGGGTTATTAGCGCCGTTAGGAGGCAACAGAATATGCCCTTACATGACCGGATTATACCGTATCTAGAGACCGCGGGCTTGTATCATCTGGCTAGGCTAAACAGTCAGTGGTTCTGGGTTGATGAGGCTCTCCTTAGCGCATTTATTGAGCGGTGGCGTCCGGAGACCCACACGTTCCACATGCCGTTTGGTGAGTGCACCATTACTTTGCAGGATGTCGCATATCAGCTGGGTTTGCCGATTGATGGTGCGCCCGTTAGTGGGTGCCTGACTGAGTTTGAGAATCTGATGGAACACGGTAGACCAGCATGGGTGTGGTTCCGGGAGTTGTTTGGGGAGTTACCTCCACAGAGTAAAGTGAAGCAGATGACAGTGTGCTACACATGGTTCCACGAGAGGTACCGGGTTCTCCCTGCAGATGCTACTAATGAGACCGTGTGTGTATACGCACGTGCTTATATCCTGATGCTGTTGTCGTCTCAGCTGTTTGCGGACAAGAACGCAAACCGGGTCCACCTTCGCTGGTTGCCTTATTTGGCATCATTGGACGACTTGGGCAGATATAGCTGGGGATCGGCTGCACTGGCATGGTTGTATAGGTGTCTTTGTCGTGAGACAAACAGGAACGTTGTTAACTTGGCTGGGCCGCTACAGCTACTACAGTCttggattttctagaggtttccgACTCTGAGGCCCACTGGTTTTGACGGGTTCGGGTTTCCTCTTGCTTCTAGGTAGGGTTTAGGACTATCCGTTCATAAATTGTAAAAACAACATGTGTTATTCTTTGTTTTGACATCATTTCACTTAAAATTGTAGGTGGGCGACATTTGTGCCGAGGAACGATGCAGGGGCATAGAGATTAGTTTCCGCACGCCTTGCACTGGATCGACTGCGTGTCCACGATGTGAGTCATTTATTTATTGCTGATACTTGAACTGGTTTTTCTTAAATGTCATTGTCTGATGAAACTCTTACTGTTTCGATACAGTTTGTGTGGGAGCCTTATTCTTCTGTTGATGTTGCTGCTGTTATTCATCCGGAGATACTAGTTGACGAGCACCAAAGGCTATGGACGGCCGTCACTAGCCTGATATATTTTGCTGCGATTGAGTGGCATCAGGTCGATAGGGTTCTACCCCAGTTCGGCGGTGTTCAGCATCTCCTTCAGTCAGCTCTGAACATAGATTGGCTACATGCGAAGGATGGTAGGGGTGGGGACCGGTGGTTTCCCACGTATTATCAGGAGTGGCATCAGCTTTGGGAGAACAGGCTTCAGTCAGTCATATGGGTCGATCGAGTCCTCGACCCCGGTCCATCAGCAGAGTACCTGGAGTGGTGGTGCCGTGTGGCGCACAGGTTCCTATCCCCAGATGTAGCATTTCAGGATCCGAGGCCCATTGTCTTGACTGAGGAGGCGCGTCACAGAGGGTCGTCCCAGGCACCTCCTAGAGTGCACGTTTATGACAGACCAGATAACAGACGAGTCGATCGGCGTCGCCGTATAGGGACCCGGACCACCGATCGCGAGTGGAGGGAGTTTGCCGACCGTTTGGAGGAGGACGTTCCTGGAGCTGAGCCTAGGGATGCAGTGGATTTCCGTGTTCCTCGACGTAGAGGCAGACGGCAGCCTGCGCGGCCTGACCGTCGAGGTGCTCGTGATAGAGGACCATCCGAGCAGGGTGAGGGCACTCATCACGTGCCCAGTGAGGAGGTAGTTGGTTCAGCCTCAGCTATGGATCAGCCGACGTTCGACGTGGGTACTAGCTCTCAGCTCTTTGGGAACGTGACCCCACATGCTTTTGCTGAGTTTACTACCGCTGCTGTCGGGATGGACATTGATGATCCTGTTACTGAGTTCGAGTTCTACAGGGATATAGCAGACATTCTCAGGGATGATGATGGTACCCATTATAGGCCACAGATGCCTGAGGAGCATGCCCAGTTTGCTGATCAGTAGCCACGGAGTGACGACGTTCAGGCCCAGTTGGCAGTTGACCTCAACGAGCCTGTAGCATCTCCGTCTGACCCATGGTTTGCGTTAGGAGGGACACCTGCCTCTGCTTTCAGCGCGGTTCCCGCACAGCCCTCTGCACCAGCGGCAGATCAGAGACCGAGGCGGGTGAGGCGTCCTCCTCGATGTGGCACCGGAGGTCACCTGCTTGGCCAGTTCGACGATGATGACAGTGACACCATTGAGGATTCTGATTATTTATGTTATATCTTCCCGTCCGGTAGGGACTTTGTTAGTTTATGTATTTAGCATGCTATTGAGTACTTGTTGCTTTGAGACCTATGTtaaatgttatttttctttcGACCAAGCAGTTTAACCGGTTTCAGCTTCTTTGATATGTAGCTCTACGGTATAAATTATAATGCACAATATGAACGACACAAAAGTGGTTTAATCAAACAGGTAAAATAACAGGAATTTATTCGTATGAAATTTTTGCATTAAAGAAACATGTTGACAGTCATAGACTTAACCAACCCTTACATTACCAAAATTATCTAGACCCCGAAACAACTGAAACAGCATAGACGGCATTTTAGACGACATGAGATCTAGGCATCCCCTCCACCACTCTGTCTTCGCTGGTGACAGTTCCTCCGCATATGCCCATCCTGACGGCATAGCCCACAACGCTTTGGCTGGTTCTCCTGAGACTGATCCATACTTCCACGGATCCTGGTTGCCTTTGGACGACCTTCCTTATCACGCCGCATATTAGGGTCAGGAATGATGGTAGGCCCAGCATATGGAGGCAATAGTCCTTCAAGGATACGTGGGAGAAACCCCTGCCTGTAAACATTGAACACCTCATTCATACGATACACCTCGTGAACATATGACGCCCAGTTAAGCCGGGAGTAGGCGCAACACGCAATGGCGTGGCAACAAGGATAATGCAGCGCCTGAAAGTGGCCACAGTCGCATCGGTGATCCTTAAGGGAAACTCTATAGCTACCCAGCGAGAAGCTCCCGGTTGGTGTTGTCTCTGCGACGGTGTACTCGGACTGATGCCTGTCGTATAACGTCACAGTGAAGCACCTAGAGTCTCTGAGGTTCCGATCAATAGCCTTGACCAATGCCTGACAGAATTCATGCCCAGATCCGTGTTGTGCGTCTGCTGTTTGTCCCCGTACCACAAATAGCTGAGCAAGCCTCCCGTAAGTTGACTTCACCAACGATGTGACCGGGAGGTTGCGAGTTCCCTTTAGCACGGAGTTCACACACTCACTGATGTTTGTGGTCATGTGCCCGAACCGTCGACCACCATCCTCATGTTGGGTCCATTTGTCATACTCCATCCGGTTGGCCCAGTCACACATTGCTGGATTCTCAGTCCGCATGATGTCAAACCAGTAGTAAAACTCAGCTTTAGTCTTTGCGTAGGCAACATTCACCAACATCCTCCTTGATTCCTTACCTTTGAACGTTAGGGCGAAATTCGTAGCCACATGCCTAATACAGTAGGCTCAGAAAGCCCGAGGAGGCAGCCACCCAGTCTCAGGTGCCTCAAGTGCTGCCTTGATCCCATTATGCCTGTCAGAGATAACAAGGATACCCTCCTGAGGAGTCACATGCTGTCGGAGGTTGGACAAGAAGAATGACCACGACTCTGCATTTtcgccctccacaagggcaaatGCTATCGGGAGGATGTTCGAGTTCCCGTCCTGAGCTATCGCCAACAGCAGCGTTCCTCCATACTTCCCATACAAGTGGGTACCATCAATACTGACGAGGGGCTTGCAATGCCGGAATGCCTCGATACAGGGTGGAAATGTCCAGAAAAATCAGTGAAAGTACACCGTCGACTCATCAACCCCACCACCAATCCGAACAGGAGACGTCTTCAACACCGTGATTGTTCCGGGCATTGTCGACTGGACCCTTAGCATCCAACGTGGCAACTCCGCGTAAGACTCTTCCCAATCTCCATATATTTGTGCTACTGCCTTCTGCTTGGCCATCCAAACCTTCCTGTAACTAGGCCTGAAACCGTAATCGGCTTCTGTCGCTTGTTGGAGTACCTTTACCGTAACCGCAGCATCTGCCCTAACCAAAGGAACAATCCTCGCACAGATAACGTGGTAATCCAGCTGACGGTGATCACTTGAAATAGAACTTGCCAAGCATGTGTGTGGCTcgttgtacctcctaacctcCGAAGTGCCCTTTCGTGCACGAAGCGCTACACGAATCAACTAACTACAATCCTTGCCGGATTCCTTGCATTTTCCATGATACTTCAAATGATCTGATTCGATGACTCTGTACTCAACACCTCGCCGGATGCTATAGTCCTTGACACTCAGCACAGCTTCATCTTTGTTCTGGAATGATTGCCCAATCTGAAATTCTGTAGAAGATCCCCCCACTGTGTTACCACCGTCTTCCTGTTGACCAAGAGCATCCAAGTTTAGTGTGGAGAAGTGTGGATGGTACTGCTGAGAAGCAGAACTTGAAGGCCAATGCGGCGCATGTGGATCGCCACCTGTGTCATCGTCGCTGTCACCTACGATATCAACAGGCTCCTGGTCAGACTCATCGTCACGCATTGCATTCTCTACTTGATCAGGTCCACCAAAGTCTTCGATATAAGGTAACAGGCCACCACCGGTGCCCACAACGTGAGGAGGCTCAATGACTGCTGCATTCTCCAAAGGTACAGAACCAACAACCTCCGTTCGGTCTAAATCAGCCGCAAACGAAGGACATTGAACCGGCGGAAGATACGGTCTGACCGCAGGCATCGAACTAGATGCACCACCCGCGGCAGCAGGGCTAGGAACTGGAGCGGATGCCCCAGAACTATCGACACCAACCTCCAACTTCGCGAACAACTCATGGATTCTGATCTCCGAAAAACTCCTTACACAGTAAAACAAAACCCTAATATCTTCATCAGCCTTAACCGCAAAGGTATCATACTGAACACCGGTCGAGACAACCGCGATAGGAATCTTGTAGAATAGTTTCTTAACCCACTTGCTACCCAACACGCCAAGCTTCTCCAAGATGATGTTCTTCAAATATGACAAACTCATGGACGAACTGATAAAAATGCTCAGTGGTTCTCTGTCGGTAAACTTTATACCAtggcttttgctttttttttatttttccagagCAATGGACTAAGGCAAGAAAACTCTCTTCCTCACTAGCCATTGTGAGAATGATCTCTTATGGAGCTTGAATCACCCACATATATATAGAGTTCCCGTCATTGTAAACCGTGGGAACCTACAAGGTTTTCTGGCCATAATTGAACCCACATAAACCGTTGTAACCCGCAAGGGTTTATGACCAGTTCAGTTtcctcataaaccgtggtgacttaCCACGGTTTATGCATGCCACGCCTCCTTCGTAAACCGTTGGgacctaccacggtttatgcacatttcagaaaccgtggtgggttgccacggATTACATAAAATTGGGTTTTTGCACATGCACGTAACAATAATCCGTTTTGCACATTTAGGTAAAGGTTTCGACCATTTTATTTAAATCAGTAAATTGCCCTAATTTTTCTGTTGCAGATAATTTTTATGGGTATCTGTAGGTGTGAATTCTTTTGCAATTCTTACTcaactaatttttaaacaaaGTTTTAGTTctaaaagataagaaaacaaaataaCGAATGCTAATTATGTTTTCATAATCTCATTACAATACTTTTTGTCCAATAGAATAAATGTTAGATTGGGCGTTGCTCAGTAAACCAAAAGTTATAACTGTTGCATACAATTCCGTATCTCTAATTAGGCTTATAACATTCTCTTGGCTCAAATTCACTCTTGGGGCATATTTGGGCTATAAAATTTCAACCcaaatcatattttgttaaattaAGCTAGAATCTAACAACTAAAGTTGGTCGAGGGATTAGTTAATTCGTCCACTTAAATAACTGTTGGGAGTTTGAATTCTATTTTATACATGCAGTAATTCATTGGTCAACAACAAATTTTTAGATGGAGCTTAAATTCGCAATGAATTAATTGTTAATCTGTCGTACCGGAGAATACCataaacaactaaaaaaaatcttcttAAATCTAGTATAAATCACTTCCAAATTTATATATATGCACTATAAATATAAGATAGAATATCTGCTCTAATTTATgctatttttctataatttttatacCTTCTAGACAATCATCGACGTAATCGTCAAAATCCCTTATAAATACCACTTCCTATATATTCAACTCATAAATTGTAACTGATCAAAAGTTTTCATTCCCTcaaaaatgaacaaaaataattactattGAACAATAATGTCTATCGATCATCTGAATACATACAACTCCTTTGAGAAAATTAATCTAGTCGGCATCATTATAAAAACATCATATAGTTTTCAAGTGACTTCGACTCTAAGTACACTTTTAGAAATGCAAGATGTATGTTGGCCATTGCCAAAAggaaccaataataataataataataatatatagtcaTCCTAAAGTGGtaactaaaaactacctaagagTGCCTAATTACGTCCTCTGCTTAGTTATTGTGGCATGAGCAGCTTGGTCCTTCCTACGAAGAAGAAGCCAAAGTAGCATTGCATGGTAATTGCCAAGATATGATCTCAATAATGTATTCTTATGTCACATACAGTGCAAGATAAGTTCCACCTCACACATGATAAAGAATGTATGTCTTACGAATTATTtgataaccaaaaaaaaataataataataaaatagtcaGAATTTATCTATTTAACATTTATTGATGGTTGTAATTTTATTAGCTCTaaatctaattattattattatcattattattatttgtaagtgCATGCCGTTTAACATTTTTTATGAAtgaaattttttgttataaaaaaaagtatgtaatgtgaattactCTGTAGTgatatatttgaaaattaaagtgttaataaaatcatatatacaaaatgttattaatttaaaaaccTTTTAAAG contains:
- the LOC140176543 gene encoding protein MAIN-LIKE 1-like codes for the protein MFDVVSNGCMLRDFVIHVLQPSRVISAVRRQQNMPLHDRIIPYLETAGLYHLARLNSQWFWVDEALLSAFIERWRPETHTFHMPFGECTITLQDVAYQLGLPIDGAPVSGCLTEFENLMEHGRPAWVWFRELFGELPPQSKVKQMTVCYTWFHERYRVLPADATNETVCVYARAYILMLLSSQLFADKNANRVHLRWLPYLASLDDLGRYSWGSAALAWWATFVPRNDAGA
- the LOC114924626 gene encoding uncharacterized protein, translated to MLVNVAYAKTKAEFYYWFDIMRTENPAMCDWANRMEYDKWTQHEDGGRRFGHMTTNISECVNSVLKGTRNLPVTSLVKSTYGRLAQLFVVRGQTADAQHGSGHEFCQALVKAIDRNLRDSRCFTVTLYDRHQSEYTVAETTPTGSFSLGSYRVSLKDHRCDCGHFQALHYPCCHAIACCAYSRLNWASYVHEVYRMNEVFNVYRQGFLPRILEGLLPPYAGPTIIPDPNMRRDKEGRPKATRIRGSMDQSQENQPKRCGLCRQDGHMRRNCHQRRQSGGGDA